A single window of Aythya fuligula isolate bAytFul2 chromosome Z, bAytFul2.pri, whole genome shotgun sequence DNA harbors:
- the TOPORS gene encoding E3 ubiquitin-protein ligase Topors, producing the protein MSEPRRGLAERGLRRRPGREERRGRGGRGRERHRERNRERNRERERAGNGFGRCRARHKGKAAAAELGRAGREAGTGGDGEEFPEDDDDDDDSSPRPSTSRQRRIMPASASPDAKCPICLDKFDNVAYLDRCLHRFCFHCVQEWSKSKAECPLCKQPFNSIFHTVRAEDDFQEFVLNPMESGSFASPDGRRFRYRTTLTRERRELPFLQSSASSRLTVSSPDNGVLFEGLPSQPLQQRQQEIQQMLRRLASRRQASAEGRSTQQIPEEEMISFRRALYRTGVRIRSVQDGGRYRDISAEFFHRNPACLHRLVPWLRRELTVLFGGHGSLINIAQHIIMNNVTIYDMESDAFADELRPFLLNRTEHFLHEFISFARCPFNLDAYDQHANYDCPAPSYDEGSHTDSSIITISPDEANAHGPNRSSSMTSIGQAPWDDETPGPSYSIAEDIRTTIASPLVTSESSDEDSAARRTLQQAQLQANAYLNDSDSSPDNCVIVGYVKPLAERTPELVELSSDSEESIREERREDIAQQQPVQCRSWSDSEQSRSSSPRFPTYNEIVGSCRSSLSPAAEKTELNEEKNEDRANHLSPQNSTWSPSLEREATCSPFNHRWSRETKPRSPQAFSQNSQDSHGHGSEREHHSKRHPRKRRSRSRDSGKHRNKRSRRRSRSRDRSGSRRSRTGSPRSQRGSPSRESTTSRELSRSRSLSRGRGRRRSRSRGRRSRSRGRRSRSRGRRSRSRDWRSRSRHRSRSRDKDHYYLKDGYQGKYHWGYAFYSRKKDGEDSSCRKDPPPNAHNSKQSASPECKIQSFTERKDPHSQEGLHERHYCYYERCRSRSRSSDRSRSPPAGADRTKTEKPGGKRKYKTRHLESAAKGSTSQERENDHRKNFLKFKYYCKNEDNLSDNRESSETRHKKKKKRMRSPSVEIVYEGKTTDPTKHMKKKKKKHKKKHRKHHAHSSPVVITIDSDSGKEPESTGCDSNVTSTGTASLNEQENESLSSLMGMTGCDDVYRASEETGESAGNCNIPTRSDFNPDTSNADTEPQEAADKSLVADASSSSTTQTETVTSHGQEAQATPSGQLSSPGTSLQDYPERPALILRLPKRFVNKSCRLESPDKNM; encoded by the exons atGTCGGAGCCGCGCCGGGGCCTGGCGGAGCGCGGCCTCCGCCGCCGGCCGGGCCGGgaggagcggcggggccggggggggcggggccgcgaGCGGCACCGGGAGCGCAACCGGGAGCGGAACCGGGAGCGGGAGCGGGCTGGGAACGGGTTCGGCCGCTGCCGGGCTCGGCACAAGGGGAAGGCGGCGGCTGCGGAGCTGGGCCGGGCTGGGAGAGAGGCG gGCACAGGCGGCGACGGCGAGGAGTTCCCGGAggacgacgacgacgacgacgactCCTCGCCGAGACCCAGCACCAGCCGGCAGCGCCGGATCATGCCCGCGAGCGCGTCGCCCGACGCCAAGTGCCCGATCTGCCTGGATAAGTTCGACAACGTGGCCTACCTGGACCGCTGCTTGCATCGTTTCTGCTTCCACTGCGTGCAGGAGTGGTCCAAGAGCAAGGCGGAATGCCCGCTCTGCAAGCAGCCCTTCAACTCCATCTTCCACACGGTGCGTGCTGAGGATGACTTTCAGGAGTTCGTGCTCAACCCGATGGAGAGCGGCTCTTTTGCCAGCCCTGATGGCCGCAGGTTTCGCTACCGCACCACCTTAACCAGGGAACGCCGCGAGTTGCCTTTCCTCCAAAGCAGTGCCTCCTCCCGGCTGACAGTGTCCTCGCCGGATAATGGGGTTTTGTTCGAAGGCCTGCCCAGCCAGCCGCTGCAGCAGAGACAACAGGAGATCCAGCAGATGCTGAGGAGGCTGGCCTCGAGGAGGCAGGCCAGCGCGGAGGGCAGATCCACGCAGCAGATCCCGGAGGAGGAGATGATCAGCTTCCGCAGGGCCTTGTACCGCACCGGGGTGCGCATCCGCAGCGTCCAGGACGGCGGCCGCTACCGAGACATTTCAGCAGAGTTTTTCCACCGCAACCCCGCCTGCCTCCACAGACTGGTTCCCTGGCTGAGGCGAGAGCTTACAGTCTTGTTTGGTGGCCACGGGTCCCTGATTAACATCGCGCAGCATATCATCATGAACAACGTGACCATATACGACATGGAAAGCGACGCCTTCGCCGATGAGTTGAGACCATTTTTGCTGAACCGGACCGAACACTTCCTACATGAGTTCATCAGTTTTGCCCGATGCCCTTTTAATTTAGACGCGTACGATCAGCATGCCAATTACGACTGCCCTGCGCCTTCATATGATGAAGGAAGCCACACGGACTCGTCAATCATTACTATATCTCCAGATGAGGCAAATGCTCACGGACCAAACCGCAGTTCATCCATGACCAGTATTGGCCAGGCCCCCTGGGATGATGAAACTCCAGGGCCTTCCTATTCCATTGCAGAGGACATCCGTACAACCATAGCTTCTCCTCTGGTGACATCAGAAAGTTCTGATGAAGACTCTGCTGCAAGGAGAACCCTACAGCAGGCTCAGTTACAGGCAAATGCTTACTTAAATGACAGTGATTCTTCTCCGGACAATTGCGTTATTGTTGGGTACGTTAAGCCACTAGCTGAGAGGACACCAGAACTGGTTGAGCTGTCCTCAGACTCCGAGGAGTCCATcagggaggagagaagggaggatATTGCGCAACAGCAGCCAGTCCAGTGTCGCAGCTGGAGTGACAGCGAACAAAGCAGGAGCTCATCACCACGCTTCCCCACGTATAATGAGATTgtaggcagctgcaggagctccttATCCCCTGCAGCCGAGAAAACAGAGTTGAATGAGGAGAAAAACGAAGATAGAGCAAACCATCTGTCTCCACAGAACTCGACCTGGAGCCCCTCTTTGGAGAGGGAAGCGACGTGCTCCCCTTTTAATCACAGATGGTCCAGAGAGACAAAGCCCAGGAGTCCTCAGGCTTTTTCACAGAACAGTCAAGACAGCCATGGCCATGGCTCTGAGAGGGAGCATCACAGCAAACGCCACCCTAGAAAGAGGCGGTCAAGAAGCAGAGACAGTGGCAAACATAGGAAtaaaaggagcaggaggaggtcAAGAAGTCGTGACAGGAGTGGCTCCCGAAGAAGCCGGACTGGCTCCCCAAGAAGCCAGAGAGGCTCCCCTAGCCGTGAGAGCACTACATCCAGGGAATTAAGCAGATCACGGTCGCTTAGCAGAGGCCGTGGCAGAAGGAGATcaaggagcagaggcaggagatcaaggagcagaggcaggagatcaaggagcagaggcaggagatCAAGGAGCAGAGACTGGAGATCAAGGAGCAGACACAGGTCAAGGAGCAGAGACAAGGACCACTATTACCTAAAAGACGGTTACCAAGGCAAGTACCACTGGGGTTACGCTTTCTATAGTCgaaagaaagatggagaggaCTCCTCCTGCAGGAAGGATCCTCCGCCCAATGCCCACAATTCAAAGCAGTCTGCTAGTCCGGAATGCAAGATCCAGTCCTTTACTGAAAGGAAAGATCCGCACAGCCAGGAGGGACTTCACGAGAGACATTATTGCTATTACGAGCGATGCAGATCAAGGAGTCGATCAAGCGATAGGTCAAGGAGCCCACCTGCAGGGGCTGACAGAACAAAAACCGAAAAGCCCGGTGGGAAAAGGAAGTACAAAACTCGGCACTTGGAGAGTGCAGCAAAGGGGAGCACAAGTCAAGAGAGAGAAAACGACCATAGGAAAAATTTCTTGAAATTCAAGTACTACTGCAAAAATGAAGATAACCTTTCCGACAATCGCGAAAGTAGCGAGACCAGgcataagaaaaagaagaagagaatgaGAAGCCCAAGTGTGGAGATAGTCTACGAAGGAAAAACGACAGACCCAACAAAGcacatgaaaaagaagaagaaaaagcataagAAGAAACACCGCAAACATCACGCACATTCCTCTCCAGTGGTGATTACAATTGATAGTGATAGTGGCAAGGAGCCAGAAAGTACTGGATGTGACAGCAACGTTACTTCGACAGGCACAGCCAGCTTAAACGAGCAGGAAAATGAATCTCTATCATCTCTTATGGGAATGACAGGATGTGACGATGTTTACAGAGCAAGCGAGGAAACTGGAGAATCAGCCGGAAACTGCAATATTCCTACTAGAAGTGACTTTAATCCTGACACTAGTAATGCTGACACTGAGCCTCAGGAAGCAGCTGATAAGAGCCTGGTAGCGGATGCgtcaagcagcagcaccactcAGACAGAAACTGTGACAAGCCACGGTCAAGAAGCACAAGCAACGCCTTCCGGTCAACTGTCTTCCCCCGGGACTTCCCTACAAGATTATCCAGAGAGACCAGCACTGATACTGAGGCTGCCAAAGAGATTTGTTAACAAATCCTGTAGGCTTGAGTCCCCAGACAAAAACATGTAG